A genomic region of Gossypium hirsutum isolate 1008001.06 chromosome D01, Gossypium_hirsutum_v2.1, whole genome shotgun sequence contains the following coding sequences:
- the LOC107936153 gene encoding renalase isoform X1 produces MAPSALPSFSSSFLFPFKTQKSFKPPKPLTIICSSQEPKKPSKNPQRPTSRNRKRTPYGTSRRSILKITFTQEQVKFTAGVSADPHVGIIGGGMAGLLCALSLEKRGVKSTVFDTGMHGLGGRMGTRVIDPQQLIFDHAAQFFTVSDSRFSKLVDYWLEKGLVREWQGLVGQLELGGRFVPLPSSPPRFIGVNGMRPLADSLLSETSMVNVVRPCWISKLEPFNGMWHLSENGKPRGEFDAIVIAHNGNFVPQYLCFFLLSLFFNSNLLRSVIL; encoded by the exons atggCACCTTCGGCTCTGCCCagtttttcttcttcatttctgtTTCCTTTCAAAACCCAGAAATCCTTTAAACCCCCAAAACCTCTAACTATAATTTGCAGTTCACAAGAACCCAAAAAACCCTCCAAAAACCCACAAAGACCCACTTCAAGGAACAGGAAAAGAACACCATATGGGACTTCTAGGAGGTCAATTCTCAAGATAACCTTCACTCAGGAGCAGGTCAAGTTCACTGCTGGTGTTTCAGCTGACCCTCACGTGGGGATTATTGGTGGAGGAATGGCTGGTCTTCTTTGTGCTTTGAGCTTGGAGAAAAGAGGTGTTAAGTCCACTGTTTTTGACACG GGAATGCATGGTTTGGGAGGAAGAATGGGAACTAGAGTCATTGATCCTCAACAACTTATATTTGACCATGCTGCTCAGTTTTTTACTGTCAGTGATTCTCGGTTTTCCAAGCTAGTTGATTATTGGTTGGAGAAAGGCTTGGTTCGAGAATGGCAAGGTTTAGTTGGTCAGCTTGAATTAGGTGGCCGGTTTGTTCCTCTTCCTTCATCACCACCAAGGTTTATAGGTGTCAATGGGATGCGCCCTTTAGCCGACTCTTTGCTTTCTGAG ACTTCTATGGTCAATGTAGTGAGACCTTGTTGGATAAGTAAGCTCGAGCCATTTAACGGGATGTGGCACTTGAGCGAGAATGGAAAACCTCGTGGGGAATTTGATGCAATTGTTATTGCTCATAATGGTAATTTTGTGCCTCAATACTTATGTTTTTTTCTTCTGTCcctttttttcaattcaaatttgcTTAGGAgtgttattttatga
- the LOC107936152 gene encoding polyadenylate-binding protein-interacting protein 9 isoform X2, with amino-acid sequence MAAVADKSGEAALVAAAANDKNGLVVETPKSESKKFNVQNLVDMFTKLNPLAKEFFPSSYQQNQTKNDGKFNQRRNNSNQGRRRLNGKAFRAQRDDSIRQTVYVSDIDQNVTEEQLAGLFSNCGQVVDCRVCGDPHSVLRFAFVEFADEEGARAALNLNGIMLGFYPVRVLPSKTAILPVNPTFLPRSEDEREMCTRTVYCTNIDKKVSQAEVKNFFESACGEVTRLRLLGDNVHSTRIAFVEFAMAESAIVALNCSGMVLGTQPLRVSPSKTPVRPRVARPTLV; translated from the exons ATGGCTGCAGTTGCTGACAAGTCAGGTGAGGCAGCGCTAGTAGCCGCAGCTGCTAATGACAAGAACGGTTTGGTGGTGGAAACACCCAAATCAGAATCAAAGAAATTCAATGTCCAAAACCTGGTTGATATGTTCACAAAGTTGAATCCTTTGGCCAAAGAATTTTTCCCATCTTCTTATCAACAAAATCAGACCAAAAATGATGGCAAATTTAATCAG AGGAGAAATAACTCCAACCAAGGTAGGAGAAGGCTTAATGGTAAAGCTTTTCGAGCTCAACGAGATGATAGTATTAGGCAAACAGTATATGTTTCTGATATTGATCAGAAT GTTACTGAAGAGCAACTTGCTGGCTTATTTAGTAATTGTGGACAA GTTGTTGATTGCCGAGTTTGTGGTGATCCACATTCAGTTCTTCGGTTTGCATTTGTGGAATTCGCAGATGAAG AAGGTGCACGAGCTGCTTTGAACCTTAATGGGATAATGCTAGGGTTTTATCCAGTTAGGGTCTTGCCTTCGAAAACAGCCATCCTTCCCGTGAACCCCACATTTCTACCTAGG TCAGAAGATGAAAGGGAAATGTGTACCAGGACGGTTTATTGTACAAATATTGACAAGAAG GTTTCTCAAGCTGAAGTGAAGAATTTCTTCGAATCAGCCTGTGGTGAG GTCACTCGATTGAGGCTTTTGGGGGATAATGTTCATTCAACCCGAATTGCTTTTGTTGAATTTGCCATG GCGGAAAGTGCCATAGTCGCACTGAATTGTAGTGGAATGGTGCTAGGAACCCAGCCTCTCAG GGTAAGTCCTTCGAAGACACCCGTGAGGCCGCGAGTTGCCCGTCCAACATTGGTTTAA
- the LOC107936153 gene encoding renalase isoform X2 — translation MAPSALPSFSSSFLFPFKTQKSFKPPKPLTIICSSQEPKKPSKNPQRPTSRNRKRTPYGTSRRSILKITFTQEQVKFTAGVSADPHVGIIGGGMAGLLCALSLEKRGVKSTVFDTGMHGLGGRMGTRVIDPQQLIFDHAAQFFTVSDSRFSKLVDYWLEKGLVREWQGLVGQLELGGRFVPLPSSPPRFIGVNGMRPLADSLLSETSMVNVVRPCWISKLEPFNGMWHLSENGKPRGEFDAIVIAHNDCRLFTK, via the exons atggCACCTTCGGCTCTGCCCagtttttcttcttcatttctgtTTCCTTTCAAAACCCAGAAATCCTTTAAACCCCCAAAACCTCTAACTATAATTTGCAGTTCACAAGAACCCAAAAAACCCTCCAAAAACCCACAAAGACCCACTTCAAGGAACAGGAAAAGAACACCATATGGGACTTCTAGGAGGTCAATTCTCAAGATAACCTTCACTCAGGAGCAGGTCAAGTTCACTGCTGGTGTTTCAGCTGACCCTCACGTGGGGATTATTGGTGGAGGAATGGCTGGTCTTCTTTGTGCTTTGAGCTTGGAGAAAAGAGGTGTTAAGTCCACTGTTTTTGACACG GGAATGCATGGTTTGGGAGGAAGAATGGGAACTAGAGTCATTGATCCTCAACAACTTATATTTGACCATGCTGCTCAGTTTTTTACTGTCAGTGATTCTCGGTTTTCCAAGCTAGTTGATTATTGGTTGGAGAAAGGCTTGGTTCGAGAATGGCAAGGTTTAGTTGGTCAGCTTGAATTAGGTGGCCGGTTTGTTCCTCTTCCTTCATCACCACCAAGGTTTATAGGTGTCAATGGGATGCGCCCTTTAGCCGACTCTTTGCTTTCTGAG ACTTCTATGGTCAATGTAGTGAGACCTTGTTGGATAAGTAAGCTCGAGCCATTTAACGGGATGTGGCACTTGAGCGAGAATGGAAAACCTCGTGGGGAATTTGATGCAATTGTTATTGCTCATAATG ATTGCAGACTATTTACAAAGTGA
- the LOC121213760 gene encoding uncharacterized protein isoform X2, translating into MIDVEKLISYSDDLVEVLKDKRDINNLTRCFQHFNDLRSHCDADSNEVHRLLREYEEKIEACKKKTEQAKLEVADGAEMESICRRNTKKSLKKNVDLKRSLAKRRKNLGFQILRWAEHV; encoded by the exons ATGATCGATGTGGAGAAGCTGATATCTTACAGTGACGACCTGGTGGAGGTATTGAAGGACAAAAGGGACATTAACAACTTGACGCGGTGTTTTCAGCACTTTAACGATCTCCGCTCGCATTGCGACGCTGATTCCAACGAGGTTCATCGATTGCTTCGAG AATATGAGGAAAAGATAGAAGCTTGCAAGAAGAAAACAGAACAGGCAAAATTGGAGGTTGCTGATGGTGCTGAAATGGAGAGTATTTGCAGAAGGAATACCAAGAAGAGCTTGAAAAAGAACGTGGACTTGAAGAGGAGCTTAG CCAAGAGAAGGAAGAATCTCGGGTTTCAGATTTTAAG ATGGGCTGAACATGTCTGA
- the LOC121213760 gene encoding uncharacterized protein isoform X1 — translation MIDVEKLISYSDDLVEVLKDKRDINNLTRCFQHFNDLRSHCDADSNEVHRLLREYEEKIEACKKKTEQAKLEVADGAEMESICRRNTKKSLKKNVDLKRSLAKRRKNLGFQILSHASNNVLDGLNMSDGHYFYTGLRGHHSV, via the exons ATGATCGATGTGGAGAAGCTGATATCTTACAGTGACGACCTGGTGGAGGTATTGAAGGACAAAAGGGACATTAACAACTTGACGCGGTGTTTTCAGCACTTTAACGATCTCCGCTCGCATTGCGACGCTGATTCCAACGAGGTTCATCGATTGCTTCGAG AATATGAGGAAAAGATAGAAGCTTGCAAGAAGAAAACAGAACAGGCAAAATTGGAGGTTGCTGATGGTGCTGAAATGGAGAGTATTTGCAGAAGGAATACCAAGAAGAGCTTGAAAAAGAACGTGGACTTGAAGAGGAGCTTAG CCAAGAGAAGGAAGAATCTCGGGTTTCAGATTTTAAG CCATGCTTCCAATAATGTGTTAGATGGGCTGAACATGTCTGATGGTCATTACTTCTACACGGGGTTAAGGGGTCACCACTCGGTGTGA
- the LOC107936152 gene encoding polyadenylate-binding protein-interacting protein 9 isoform X1, which translates to MAAVADKSGEAALVAAAANDKNGLVVETPKSESKKFNVQNLVDMFTKLNPLAKEFFPSSYQQNQTKNDGKFNQVPVGNKSVGNENFSNRRRRNNSNQGRRRLNGKAFRAQRDDSIRQTVYVSDIDQNVTEEQLAGLFSNCGQVVDCRVCGDPHSVLRFAFVEFADEEGARAALNLNGIMLGFYPVRVLPSKTAILPVNPTFLPRSEDEREMCTRTVYCTNIDKKVSQAEVKNFFESACGEVTRLRLLGDNVHSTRIAFVEFAMAESAIVALNCSGMVLGTQPLRVSPSKTPVRPRVARPTLV; encoded by the exons ATGGCTGCAGTTGCTGACAAGTCAGGTGAGGCAGCGCTAGTAGCCGCAGCTGCTAATGACAAGAACGGTTTGGTGGTGGAAACACCCAAATCAGAATCAAAGAAATTCAATGTCCAAAACCTGGTTGATATGTTCACAAAGTTGAATCCTTTGGCCAAAGAATTTTTCCCATCTTCTTATCAACAAAATCAGACCAAAAATGATGGCAAATTTAATCAGGTGCCTGTTGGTAACAAATCAGTTGGAAATGAGAATTTCTCCAACAGAAGG AGGAGAAATAACTCCAACCAAGGTAGGAGAAGGCTTAATGGTAAAGCTTTTCGAGCTCAACGAGATGATAGTATTAGGCAAACAGTATATGTTTCTGATATTGATCAGAAT GTTACTGAAGAGCAACTTGCTGGCTTATTTAGTAATTGTGGACAA GTTGTTGATTGCCGAGTTTGTGGTGATCCACATTCAGTTCTTCGGTTTGCATTTGTGGAATTCGCAGATGAAG AAGGTGCACGAGCTGCTTTGAACCTTAATGGGATAATGCTAGGGTTTTATCCAGTTAGGGTCTTGCCTTCGAAAACAGCCATCCTTCCCGTGAACCCCACATTTCTACCTAGG TCAGAAGATGAAAGGGAAATGTGTACCAGGACGGTTTATTGTACAAATATTGACAAGAAG GTTTCTCAAGCTGAAGTGAAGAATTTCTTCGAATCAGCCTGTGGTGAG GTCACTCGATTGAGGCTTTTGGGGGATAATGTTCATTCAACCCGAATTGCTTTTGTTGAATTTGCCATG GCGGAAAGTGCCATAGTCGCACTGAATTGTAGTGGAATGGTGCTAGGAACCCAGCCTCTCAG GGTAAGTCCTTCGAAGACACCCGTGAGGCCGCGAGTTGCCCGTCCAACATTGGTTTAA